In a genomic window of Scheffersomyces stipitis CBS 6054 chromosome 4, complete sequence:
- a CDS encoding predicted protein has protein sequence MRQDQPTAFVNSFWGKNDMGFLAIQTRMRDSIQTLQELLDYYQERMNIEKDYSKRLDKLNSKYIVGTRETGALKKSLDKLMVENKHMVQNNEKFVKSINHINYDKINDFYRIYTKKVNRIESHMSKLIARKNDAFKSLEITKAKYQHDCSQMKSLRLSMQTTWGKELEKHEAKYNKLNSTISASRNNYQLALTNYRELNDFYKKDWAISLQDLYKLEIERIQTCKVNCFNFCNNIATLCVDNDQALDLARSVFAQIQPPKDLSEFSLAYGTGNKIYNEPKFVDFMSGQNESQDKEDYTIANGQDPEPAPILSRSYSTYSQMTTQVANAANKLVPNLPPPGSQNVSRPNTPSPTRKAPTDLAPIDLRHTKTKKSESSGYSSIPDDNKNDVFSINEDKAKFGNSNGSANSNYSSPTNYSSSNYSTGSGNGGKRNWASPRRTEKQLSQFQEQINRKSKELPSLNTNKPRLESEATPVPIMKDFSIDFIAKALEDLNSGGNGDVNQFRRSVRRSQRSEANVIEEQVNRTGTEPNGQYRSASDYVDDHDEVAIRYGSINFSSPAPRSKFSEKLHQQRPKSMIAPLTTSSNEQILGLDSESMKTVVDISNNSRKRHSLSSMPSKSYTNQGQAITPVTKSAFVTKARARYSYKPQQHGELFFKKGWNMYVIHKQEDNWYLCELASNCLDREGVVGLVPGNYLVEGMNVF, from the coding sequence ATGAGACAAGACCAGCCTACTGCATTTGTCAACAGCTTCTGGGGCAAGAACGATATGGGATTCCTCGCTATTCAAACCAGAATGAGAGACTCTATCCAGACACTTCAGGAACTTCTCGACTACtatcaagaaagaatgaacATTGAAAAAGACTATTCCAAACGTCtagacaagttgaatctgaaataCATAGTTGGAACACGAGAAACTGGTGCTCTCAAAAAATCTCTCGATAAACTAATGGTCGAGAACAAGCATATGGTGCAAAACAACGAAAAGTTCGTAAAATCTATCAACCATATAAACTACGATAAGATCAACGATTTCTATCGTATCTACACCAAGAAAGTCAACCGAATCGAGTCACATATGTCGAAACTCATAGCACGTAAAAATGATGCCTTCAAATCGTTAGAGATAACCAAAGCAAAATACCAACATGACTGTAGCCAAATGAAATCACTCAGATTGTCTATGCAAACTACTTGGGGtaaggagttggaaaagcaCGAGGCTAAGTATAATAAACTCAATTCGACCATCTCAGCATCGAGAAACAACTACCAGCTAGCATTGACAAATTACAGAGAGCTCAAcgatttctacaagaaagACTGGGCCATCTCCCTCCAGGATTTATACAAATTGGAAATCGAAAGAATCCAAACCTGCAAGGTCAACTGCTTTAATTTCTGCAACAATATTGCCACTTTATGTGTTGATAACGATCAGGCTCTTGATTTGGCAAGATCAGTGTTTGCCCAAATACAACCACCAAAAGATTTATCGGAGTTCAGCTTGGCTTATGGAACGGGAAACAAGATTTATAACGAACCTAAgtttgtagatttcatGTCCGGACAAAATGAGTCacaagataaagaagattATACTATAGCCAACGGCCAAGATCCGGAGCCTGCTCCAATATTATCAAGATCATATTCCACATACTCACAAATGACTACTCAGGTTGCAAACGCAGCTAATAAACTTGTTCCAAATCTCCCTCCACCAGGCTCCCAAAACGTATCAAGACCAAATACGCCTTCTCCTACAAGAAAAGCACCTACTGATTTAGCCCCAATAGACTTGAGACACACTAAGACCAAAAAGTCGGAAAGCTCAGGATACAGCTCAATTCCTGATGATAACAAGAATGATGTGTTCTCGATAAATGAAGACAAAGCCAAATTTGGTAACAGTAATGGTTCCGCAAACTCTAACTACTCGAGTCCAACAAACTATTCCAGCTCAAACTATTCCACGGGATCAGGAAATGGCGGAAAGAGAAACTGGGCTTCTCCCAGAAGGACCGAGAAGCAATTGTCTCAGTTCCAAGAGCAGATTAACAGAAAATCCAAGGAACTTCCATCTTTGAATACCAACAAACCAAGATTGGAAAGTGAAGCTACGCCAGTTCCTATCATGAAAGACTTCTCTATTGATTTCATTGCCAAGGCATTGGAAGATTTGAACTCGGGAGGAAATGGTGATGTCAATCAATTCAGAAGATCGGTTAGAAGGTCCCAACGTTCTGAAGCAAACGTAATCGAAGAACAAGTCAATAGAACAGGAACTGAACCTAATGGCCAATACAGATCTGCTTCCGACTATGTTGATGATCATGACGAAGTTGCCATTAGATATGGATCTATTAATTTCTCGTCGCCAGCACCCAgatcaaaattttcagaaaaaCTTCACCAACAGAGACCCAAGTCAATGATCGCACCCTTAACTACTTCATCAAACGAACAAATATTGGGTTTGGACTCAGAGCTGATGAAAACAGTTGTCGATATCAGCAATAATAGTAGGAAGAGACATTCCTTGCTGAGCATGCCCAGTAAATCATATACCAACCAGGGCCAGGCCATAACCCCTGTCACAAAAAGTGCTTTTGTGACAAAGGCAAGAGCCAGATACTCATACAAGCCTCAACAACATGGGgaattgttcttcaagaagggCTGGAACATGTACGTGATCCACAAACAGGAGGACAACTGGTACTTATGCGAGTTGGCTAGCAACTGTCTCGATCGAGAAGGGGTAGTCGGCTTAGTACCAGGCAACTACTTGGTAGAAGGCATGAATGTTTTTTAG
- a CDS encoding predicted protein has translation MVDFEAIKQSKPYKWGKAVLDFAIAQWFFVFLAVFIALAHSFPEFAKQGGTIRAEYSIGYGAVAVIFLISGMSMSSKDLMINALNWRAHFTVLTTSFLVTSSIIYGIATGIKASHDGQIDDWLLVGLIVTHSCPTTVSSNVVMTKQAHGNDILTLCEVFVGNILGAFITPALLQLYMSGTWDFGNPSHQPDGDSTITHLYAETMKQLGLSVFIPLFVGQVIQNVFPKQSKWTLTTFKLNKVGSFMLLLIMYQSFSTAFAQDAFTSVSHASIIFLVFFNIGIYLFFTVLTYFYARPYFIKAYYKEEPNENSTRLYTLGYKFFRPFYYNRRDTVALMLCGPAKTAALGVSLVSSQYGSNNPKLGIILVPLVLYQSEQVISAQILVNFMRKWIYAGDAKHADEENQLIQEQDINNSQDTTNDSLDDSSHNVIRSTTSISVDSHDHKRPANIATL, from the coding sequence ATGGTTGATTTCGAAGCTATAAAGCAATCGAAACCATACAAATGGGGTAAAGCCGTACTTGACTTTGCTATAGCGCAATGGTTTTTTGTGTTTTTGGCGGTTTTCATAGCGTTGGCCCATTCTTTTCCAGAGTTCGCTAAACAGGGAGGTACTATCAGAGCTGAGTACTCCATTGGTTACGGTGCTGTCGCtgtgattttcttgatctcAGGTATGTCCATGTCGTCCAAAGACTTGATGATCAATGCTCTAAACTGGAGGGCTCATTTCACAGTTCTTACCACTTCATTCTTGGTTACCAGCTCGATCATTTACGGAATTGCTACTGGAATCAAGGCTTCTCATGATGGTCAAATAGACGACTGGTTGCTTGTGGGACTTATAGTGACCCACTCGTGTCCTACAACAGTGTCGTCCAACGTTGTCATGACCAAACAGGCACATGGTAATGATATATTGACATTGTGCGAAGTCTTTGTAGGGAACATCTTGGGTGCTTTCATAACCCCTGCTCTCTTGCAATTGTACATGTCTGGAACCTGGGACTTCGGAAATCCCAGCCACCAGCCTGATGGAGATAGTACCATCACTCACTTATATGCTGAAACTATGAAGCAGTTGGGATTATCTGTATTCATTCCCCTATTCGTAGGTCAAGTCATTCAGAACGTCTTCCCCAAGCAATCAAAATGGACTTTGACGAcattcaagttgaacaaggtCGGTAGTTTCatgttattgttgatcaTGTACCAGTCATTCTCAACAGCATTTGCTCAGGATGCGTTTACCTCTGTCAGCCATGCCTCtatcatcttcttggtgttcttcaacattggAATctatctcttcttcacaGTGTTAACATACTTCTACGCCAGACCATACTTCATTAAAGCTTACTACAAAGAAGAGCCAAATGAGAACTCAACCAGATTGTATACTCTTGGTTACAAGTTCTTTAGACCTTTTTACTACAACAGAAGAGACACAGTTGCCCTTATGTTGTGTGGACCTGCCAAGACAGCTGCTTTGGGTGTGtctcttgtttcttctcAATATGGTTCCAACAATCCAAAGTTGGGTATAATTCTTGTTCCTTTAGTGTTATACCAATCGGAACAAGTGATCTCAGCTCAAATTCTTGTGAATTTCATGAGGAAATGGATCTACGCTGGTGATGCTAAACATGCTGACGAAGAGAACCAATTGATCCAAGAACAGGATATTAATAATTCACAGGACACTACAAACGACTCTCTTGATGACAGTTCCCATAATGTTATTAGATCGACCACCTCCATCTCGGTGGATTCTCACGATCATAAGAGACCGGCTAACATAGCGACATTGTAG
- a CDS encoding predicted protein (go_function zinc ion binding) has protein sequence MANQHSRPTQRRNLGSPFKSPEAIAKMSKSQNSNMTTSSTLQTPDNVKSVQYEASPTPVRHTAVKSLAPSSQYEEVPVADPTKQTDSLTCPICSEHMLTLSQLNQHIDDAHQEKEMETDSSNAANNLSNGGTSVGRLLGTNDVKRWFSGKSENQRKTPQKRKTISLDMLDDERGFSFSDNGDGFRESPVSSRVTSPLPNSGNSPYSKHKRITRTHWKHPSTTPLCSIRDCGKTLNVKNGIVNCRKCGLLFCNEHTQYRVKLKNSEDVEKEPPVYNSTFEGTWSKCCCDCYYSKPDLAVGTQVNSRDLTSQFAKKRQELLDDKQLARVKVQKRFIKLADLLAETSFHERNESKTLWGAIQKTLIDSKSEAEKEIIGYDNWQSDKEATNCTICFVRFNIVIRRHHCRLCGNIVCDDPYGARKSCSIVVPLSKLLEKLHNLNYSRLVKDNLKTLLHEDSIKFRCCVDCKNSLLYDWKLLHLRTPKQNETEIFLIYNAILAQKHQISQLLPKYAKHIDTTSDEEESYTNRLRIKIMTFLKDFENLTTQFRGRFFISENNKLLVIDDFAADSRLITNIYQSSIMFLQDNLIWYKQLNDKHKEIEQQRLKQSLEERAKEETPEVPRLTKKQIRELREQLMVMNEQKFLVENMIMESTKARRFEELSSLEQNKRELDMTIENLETELGEFGF, from the exons ATGGCCAATCAACATAGTCGACCTACCCAGCGACGGAACCTCGGTTCTCCTTTCAAATCACCAGAAGCCATAGCGAAAATGTCCAAGTCTCAGAACCTGAACATGACTACCTCCTCAACACTACAGACTCCAGACAATGTCAAGTCAGTCCAGTACGAAGCGAGTCCGACTCCCGTCAGACATACCGCAGTTAAATCACTAGCGCCCCTGTCTCAATATGAGGAAGTCCCTGTTGCTGATCCGACCAAACAGACTGATTCTCTCACATGTCCTATATGTTCAGAGCATATGCTAACATTATCACAATTGAACCAACATATCGATGATGCTCACCAGGAAAAAGAGATGGAAACTGATAGTTCCAATGCTGCCAATAATCTCAGCAACGGCGGAACCTCAGTTGGGCGACTTTTAGGTACAAACGATGTGAAACGGTGGTTTTCTGGAAAA TCTGAAAATCAACGCAAGACTCCTCAAAAACGAAAAACTATCTCTCTAGATATGCTCGATGATGAACGAGGATTCAGTTTCTCCGACAATGGTGATGGATTCCGCGAATCGCCTGTCAGCTCGAGAGTAACATCGCCGTTACccaattctggaaacaGTCCCTATTCAAAACACAAGCGCATAACTCGTACTCACTGGAAGCATCCTTCAACAACCCCTTTGTGTTCTATACGGGATTGTGGAAAGACTTTAAATGTCAAGAATGGCATAGTAAATTGCAGGAAATGTGGGCTTCTCTTCTGCAATGAACATACTCAATATAGagtcaaattgaaaaactcCGAAGACGTCGAAAAAGAGCCGCCGGTTTACAACTCCACTTTCGAGGGAACATGGTCTAAGTGCTGCTGTGACTGTTACTACTCAAAACCGGATCTAGCGGTCGGAACACAGGTCAATAGCCGTGACTTGACTAGCCAATTCGCCAAAAAGAGGCAAGAACTCCTAGATGACAAGCAGTTGGCCAGAGTCAAAGTGCAAAAGAGGTTCATAAAGCTAGCTGACTTGCTTGCTGAAACTAGTTTCCATGAGAGGAACGAATCGAAAACGCTATGGGGTGCCATACAAAAGACTCTTATCGACTCCAAGTCTGAAGCAGAGAAGGAAATTATTGGCTACGACAACTGGCAGAGTGACAAGGAGGCCACCAATTGCACAATTTGCTTCGTTCGCTTTAATATAGTCATCAGAAGGCACCATTGTAGATTATGTGGTAACATTGTATGTGATGATCCGTATGGAGCTAGAAAGAGCTGTTCAATTGTTGTACCTTTGTCAAAATTATTAGAGAAATTACACAATCTAAACTATTCCCGGCTAGTCAAggacaatttgaaaacgTTGTTGCATGAAGACAGTATCAAGTTTCGATGCTGTGTTGATTGCAAGAACTCCCTTCTCTACGACTGGAAATTGCTTCATCTCAGGACTCCCAAGCAGAACGAAACTGAAATATTCCTTATCTACAACGCAATATTGGCTCAAAAGCATCAAATAAGCCAGCTTCTTCCGAAGTATGCCAAGCATATAGATACCAcctctgatgaagaagaaagctATACCAACAGGTTGAGGATAAAAATCATGACTTTCTTAAAAGATTTCGAAAATTTAACAACACAGTTTCGAGGAAGGTTTTTCATACTGGAAAACAACAAGCTTCTTGTAATAGACGACTTCGCAGCAGATTCTAGGCTAATCACTAATATTTATCAGAGTTCGATTATGTTCCTCCAGGATAACTTAATATGGTATAAGCAACTTAACGACAAACACAAAGAAATAGAGCAACAGAGATTAAAGCAGTCCTTGGAAGAAAGGGCCAAGGAAGAAACACCAGAGGTGCCGAGACTAACCAAGAAACAGATTAGAGAACTCAGAGAACAACTCATGGTCATGAATGAGCAGAAGTTCCTCGTAGAAAATATGATCATGGAGTCTACAAAAGCAAGACGATTTGAAGAACTAAGTTCGCTTGAACAGAACAAAAGGGAGTTAGACATGACGATAGAGAATTTAGAAACTGAACTAGGAGAGTTTGGGTTCTGA
- a CDS encoding predicted protein, with protein sequence MARRFHIAFYIAIVVLSMLLSFVTKRSVAASARPASAAPRFASRRSFSFGSSSWSSAKTPASASAASASSNYDNALSSVLHYDIAVAYQPKDREESNLFKKKHNKPSPALESPSGEDNLFVSSQSAQGYVAIGVADGVGGWSEAGYDSSAISRELCASMRNKFENAENVQTLTPKELLSKAFDEISTSPKVEIGGTTACLGILTPDKKLLVANLGDSWCGLFRDYQLVRESHFQTHNFNTPYQLAKIPAQIMRQAQLEGRRYIVDSPSLADEYEWDLKKDDIIMFATDGVTDNVIPKDIEIFLKDQLSDGNNKLDVVAKTFVKEVAKVSKDTNFPSAFAQELSRLTGQKYLGGKEDDITVVIVRVT encoded by the exons ATGGCTAGACGCTTCCACATAGCCTTCTACATTGCCATAGTTGTTCTTCTGATGCTCTTGTCGTTTGTCACCAAAAGGTCGGTCGCTGCCTCGGCCAGACCAGCTTCAGCTGCTCCAAGATTCGCATCCAGGAGATCGTTTTCGTTTGGATCCTCTTCATGGTCTTCAGCTAAGACTCCTG CCTCAGCTTCTGCTGCTTCTGCTTCCTCCAACTACGACAATGCACTTTCCTCAGTGCTACATTACGATATCGCGGTAGCCTACCAGCCTAAGGATAGAGAGGAgtccaacttgttcaagaagaaacacaACAAGCCCAGTCCTGCGCTCGAATCGCCGCTGGGAGAAGACAATCTTTTTGTGTCTCTGCAATCTGCTCAGGGTTACGTAGCCATAGGTGTAGCTGATGGTGTTGGCGGTTGGTCTGAAGCAGGCTATGATTCGCTGGCTATCTCCAGAGAGCTCTGTGCATCGATGAGAAACAAATTCGAGAATGCAGAAAACGTGCAAACATTGACTCCCAAAGAACTCTTGTCTAAGGCATTTGACGAGATCTCTACTTCGccaaaagttgaaatcgGAGGTACAACTGCATGTTTGGGAATTTTGACTCCAGATAAGAAGCTCCTTGTGGCTAACTTGGGAGATTCATGGTGTGGCTTGTTTAGAGACTACCAGCTTGTGCGTGAGTCTCATTTCCAGACCCACAACTTCAACACGCCCTACCAGTTGGCTAAGATACCCGCACAGATCATGCGCCAAGCCCAGCTTGAGGGTCGCCGTTACATTGTAGATTCTCCCAGCTTAGCCGATGAGTACGAATGggacttgaagaaagacGATATCATCATGTTTGCCACAGACGGGGTCACTGACAATGTGATTCCCAAGGATATCGAAATCTTCTTAAAGGACCAACTTTCCGATGGAAACAACAAATTAGACGTCGTAGCCAAAACCTTCGTCAAGGAAGTTGCCAAAGTGTCGAAAGATACAAATTTTCCCAGTGCGTTTGCCCAGGAGTTATCGAGGCTCACAGGTCAAAAGTACTTGGGAGGTAAAGAAGACGACATCACAGTGGTGATTGTCAGAGTGACCTAG
- a CDS encoding predicted protein, protein MSQVNERALPFADAATIVRAHQKDAYFESSYRSQLSDVIQLFKGQRFVNTYPEEITVFAKSAYLALTTLIGARTLGEEYVDLIYVSRSGKRLPKLLPRIGFIMSYALLPYLVSKLVRKLKPAVVDESGKDSRSVLTKFLSSYTKVLDSLMNLHIAIFYFFGEFYSLSKRVFGLRYAFGHNRNANNLNRAGNYSLLGAIILLQFAVKGLIKLKTINDDKRNPQQITEIDTLREVNEDYGDKFVIDLSNPSHLPYLPEGSRACMLCLSPMTNPAAANCGHMFCWDCIVGWIREHPECPLCRQSCLEQNLLPLR, encoded by the exons ATGTCGCAGGTCAACGAGAGGGCTTTACCATTTGCTGATGCAGCGACGATTG TTCGTGCCCATCAGAAAGATGCCTATTTCGAATCATCCTACAGATCACAGCTACTGGATGTAATTCAGTTGTTCAAAGGCCAAAGATTTGTGAATACTTacccagaagaaatcaCCGTATTTGCCAAATCGGCCTATTTGGCTCTCACAACGTTGATAGGTGCTCGTACTTTGGGAGAAGAATATGTAGATTTGATCTATGTTAGTCGTTCAGGTAAGAGACTTCCAAAATTACTTCCCAGAATAGGATTTATCATGTCGTATGCCTTGTTGCCATACTTGGTGCTGAAGTTGGTGCGAAAGTTGAAGCCTGCTGTTGTGGATGAGTCTGGAAAGGACTCACGTAGTGTTCTCACCAAGTTCCTTTCATCGTATACTAAGGTGCTAGACTCCTTGATGAATTTGCATATCGCCatattctacttctttggaGAATTCTACTCCTTGTCAAAGAGAGTTTTTGGTTTGCGGTATGCTTTTGGCCATAATAGAAATGctaacaacttgaacagGGCAGGAAACTACTCTCTTTTGGGTGCTATcattcttctacaattcGCTGTTAAGGGGCTTATTAAACTCAAAACAATCAATGATGACAAGAGG AATCCACAACAGATTACAGAAATCGACACTTTACGTGAAGTCAACGAAGATTACGGAGACAAGTTCGTTATAGACTTGTCCAATCCTCTGCATTTACCATACCTTCCAGAAGGATCCAGAGCTTGCATGCTATGTCTTTCACCCATGACAAATCCAGCTGCTGCTAACTGTGGCCATATGTTCTGCTGGGATTGTATAGTGGGCTGGATCCGGGAACATCCGGAATGTCCTTTGTGTAGACAGCTGTGTTTGGAACAGAACTTGTTGCCTCTAAGGTGA
- the MNN10 gene encoding galactosyltransferase (Probable alpha-1,6-mannosyltransferase MNN10 (Mannan polymerase II complex MNN10 subunit) (M-Pol II subunit MNN10) (Bud emergence delay protein 1)~go_function transferase activity, transferring hexosyl groups~go_component integral to membrane) yields the protein MSNQRFSLPYSKGDGDLENTSGNTHNYDGDDDNNKTFKPRQKNAFYRISGTLSGFEARITNFCIAHKKITLALVTLVFLSFFTSIPFVPHWSVSSPKVVIILAANEGGGVLKWKSPQEWSVERSSIANKKNYAKTHGYGLTIKDMTIKKRYSHEWRESWEKVDIMKQTMRQFPDTEWFWWLDLHTYIMEPQISLEEHFLNNLENATYRTLEKFNPLGLATDIPYVDYTQPIDMIITQDCGGFNLGSFLMRRSSWTEMLLDIWWDPAMYEEMHMQWEHKEQDALETLYSSQAWIRERVGFLPLRSINAFPPGACSDQANDPQFFFKDHDFVINMAGCEWGRDCWGEMEHYKALSKKLHNRWWKFW from the coding sequence ATGTCAAATCAGCGGTTTTCGTTACCGTACTCGAAGGGAGATGGAGATTTGGAAAATACCAGTGGAAACACTCATAATTATGATGGAGACGATGACAACAACAAGACGTTTAAACCTCGTCAGAAAAATGCATTTTACCGGATCTCAGGCACGTTAAGTGGGTTTGAAGCACGTATCACTAATTTTTGCATTGCTCACAAGAAGATCACCTTGGCTTTAGTGACGTTGGTCTTTTTGCTGTTTTTCACATCCATACCATTCGTTCCTCACTGGCTGGTTTCGAGTCCGAAAGTGGTGATAATTTTGGCTGCTAACGAGGGAGGTGGTGTTCTCAAGTGGAAATCGCCACAGGAATGGTCGGTCGAGAGATCGTCAATTGCCAACAAAAAGAACTACGCTAAGACTCATGGCTATGGCTTAACCATTAAGGACATGACTATCAAGAAGCGTTACTCTCACGAATGGAGAGAACTGTGGGAAAAAGTTGACATCATGAAACAAACAATGAGACAGTTTCCTGATACAGAATGGTTCTGGTGGTTAGATTTGCACACTTATATCATGGAGCCTCAGATTCTGTTGGAAGAGCATTTCTTaaacaacttggaaaatgCCACCTACAGAACGTTGGAGAAGTTCAACCCTTTGGGTTTAGCTACAGACATTCCTTACGTAGACTACACTCAGCCTATCGATATGATCATCACTCAGGACTGTGGTGGGTTCAACTTGGGTTCGTTCTTAATGAGAAGATCTTCGTGGACTGAGATGTTGCTTGACATCTGGTGGGACCCAGCTATGTACGAAGAGATGCACATGCAGTGGGAACACAAGGAGCAAGATGCGTTGGAGACTTTGTATCTGAGCCAGGCATGGATACGAGAACGTGTAGGTTTCTTGCCTTTGCGTTCTATCAATGCATTTCCTCCAGGAGCCTGTTCAGATCAAGCCAATGATCCgcagttcttcttcaaggacCATGACTTTGTCATCAATATGGCCGGATGCGAGTGGGGCCGTGATTGCTGGGGCGAAATGGAGCACTACAAGGCTttgtcgaagaagttgcacAATAGATGGTGGAAGTTCTGGTAG